AGTAATTGTTAAACTAGGTGTTAAGGGTGTTAACTAGGTAGAATTTAAAAAAGGCAGCACTGGCCTTATCTACATGACTTTTCAAACAACATATTAGAACATGTTTGAAAAGTTTAGTGTAGAGAAAGCATCGTATATTTTAACACAGGCTAAGTGGTTGGGTTAAAGCTTAAGTTCCTACAGAGGTGACCGGTTTAGCAtgttttaaagcagtggttctcaaacttttgtactggtgaccctttcacacagcaagcctctgagtgtgacccctccccccttataaattaaaaacacttttttatatatttaacaccattataaatgctggatgcaaagtggggtttgggatgcaAGCTGACAGCTTTTGACCCCTACCCTTAGATAATAagctcatgaccccctgaggggtctaTCCCTACTCTTACTTGCGCATGTTCTCATCAACTTAAATATCTACTACGCCTCTTTAATGAGTCCTACAGGTTAATGAAGAGTGGTGTGGAAAGCACATTTCCTTTGATCCGTTTTCAATCGGTTTTCTAGCCGTGTCTTTCAATGTCCTCTTCGCTGTTTTGTTACTATGATGAGGAAAACGATGGGGCAGGGCCACCTGTACCCGACCGGCATCTTCTTGTGCCGCGCCCGCATGTTCCCCCATCCGATCGCCAAACAGTCCCCGCCCTCCCGCGTGCTGAGCTCTCCGCTCCCTGGGGCTGCCCAGCTCCGGCCTCTTCAGGGCCTggcccctcctccctcagctTCCGGGCCGGGGCAGAGCACCGCCGGGGTGCTCGCCCCCTCGCGGGCAGCGGGACCCCGGTGTGGGAGGGAGCCGCTGCTCGGGGGACTGCGGGGCAGCTACCTCGGGGAGGGCGGCACTCCTGGCGGGCGGCCGCGGGAGGGAGCCTGGCTCCGCCGGCCTCTCTCGCTCCCGGAACCTTTGGTTCCAGGCCGGGTTTCCGCGGCCGGCGGGGTGTCCCCAGTGCCAGCCCCGCCATGGCGGCGGAGGGGAAGGATCCGCTCGGCTACTTCGCGGCCTACGGCAGcgacagcagcagctccagctcggACGCCGAAAGCGAGGAGCCGCTCGCCGCTGGGGGAGAGGCGGCTGGGGAGGCGGCCGGCGTTAGCCCGGGCCGGAAGCCGCGGCTGCCCGGGCCCGACGAGCTGTTCCGGAACGTGTCCCGGCCGCCATCCTTCCTCTATAACCCGCTCAACAAGCAGATCGACTGGGAGCGTCGGGTCGTGCGGGCGCCCGAGGAGGTGAGGCCCGGGGACGGCTCCGTGTGGGGGCTCCGGGGTAACGCGCGCGGCCGCCCCCAGCGGCGAGGCTCTCGGGtcaagccctgccctgccctgcccgcggCCCTCCcggccctgagctgctgggcGCGGTGAGCCCGAGTGGCACCACAGTGAGCCCCAGGGCACTGCGAACAGCTGAGCGGAGACTCTCCCGCCCCCTAGGAGCCAAGGGGCGATGGGGTGGTCCAGAGTTATCAGACTCCCGCTACTTAAAGACACGGTGATCCTCttcagcagtggttctcaacctatttatcctTGTGGGCCCTAGGTCGagaaccaacccccccccacgCTGCCCAGTaaccccccacattcccctgtgcccagcacccccagcccagagacccctctacAGAAGGGAGGGTAGCTTAAAACCTGGAggtgccccccatccccacaaccctgcccagagacccactcttctgcaccctgcccccctgcGGCACTCACGAGCCCTCTGCTGGTAGTAGTGCTCCATTAGGCTGCCAGACACTGTCtccccctcagtttccccacccgcTTTCAGACCAGATCagcaaaatttgaatttttttttagcacacagctgggccccaGCTATCTGCTAATTGGGCTGCAtgcaggctgcaggttgagaaaTCACTGCCCTTGAGCAAGGCCCTGGAACAGCACCCTGGTGAGATGGCCAGCCTCTCTTCCTGATAGGGAGGAACGTCAGGGTAGAGCCCTACAGCCAGATTGGGTAGCAGTAGGAGTGACTATTACGGAGCGGGGTTAAAAAATAGTCCCACATAGGGCTCTAATTCAGGCTTCTCCCCACAGAGTTTGTTGAATCTTTGCtattttctttgggctgggggcATGGCGTTTAGTTTTCTGGTTTTCCCCTTTGTTGTTTTAGGGGAAAGGCTCTTTCTTGTTTAGTCTCACCAGGGCCCCTCGGGTGACTGTTTTGGTAATCAAGAGATCAGATCTCCTTTGATTTGATGACATAATATGAAGCTCTCGCTTTCTGCTCCACTTTGCTTTGTTGCAATGCATTGTTGTAAACGGTGGTGGTCTCTTCAACAGCCTCCTAAGGAATTCAAAGTGTGGAAGACTAATGCAGTACCACCACCTGAGATTTACAGTATTAAGGAAAAGAAGCCGCCACCACCTCCTGAGCTTGATATGGCAATAAAATGGTCTAACATATATGAGGACAATGGTGATGATGCTccacagcaaacaaacaaagttaACTTTTTACCAGAAGAGGAGCACGAGCCTTCAGAATCAGGTGGGTAATTATCCAATCTGTTGAAGGATtagccaactttctgattgcagaaaactaaACACCCTTGTCCTGCCAGACGTTCTGCCCTGGGCTCActtcatcccccttccctccattgcttgctctcccccaccctcactcactggcTCATTTTCACCAAGCTgcagcaggggattggggtgctggagggggctcaggactggggttggggtgcaggctctgggagggagtttgggtgtgggagggggctcagggctggggcaaggggttggggtggcagcacttacctcaggctgctcccagaagcagcaacatgtccctctggttcctaggtccagggcaggcagaggcagtgcacaaagccctctggctgcccctgcgcttgggagctggagggacatgctggccacttccaggagctggcCGCTGCAAtcaactggacttttagcggccaggccggcagtgctgactggagcctccagggtccctttttgactagGTGTTTTGGTCGAAAACCGGACTCCTGGCAATCCTAGAAGGGTCTGAAAAGTAAAAAGAGATGGTTCTTTTTGGGTGTGTATTATGTGATCTGCTTTTAGTTTGGTCTTCCTGGgtttccttctttcccctcctccaaaaCAGGCAATATCTAATATATAGTAAGTTAGTCCTATACCAGTGGTTCTAGAAGGATTATGTATAAAATCCTGTTATAAAATTTCCTCTTATTAGGATGAAAATCATaatgattttaatttgttttctaagCCGGTGTTCAGAAACTCACCAGAAAGGGACAAATAAACCATTTTCCAAGCAACCATGTGCTATAGAGCTAATTTATAGGTTGTTTCAGAATGCAGTCCCAGGGAGCTTAGTTACATTAATTGTCTCTCTTGCTCTTGTGGTCGTTAAGTGTACTCTTGCTCATATTCTGCTGTTCTAAAATCCTGTTTGAAGCTTCTCTTTTGTCAAACATTTGGTTTTGTTATATTGAACTTTTAACTTGGAAAAAGggatgaaataataataatgcaatatATACCTGATTATAAAGGGTTAAGATGCTCATAGGATAGATGCCATATAAAGTTAAAGCATCCAAACTTCATAAATCAAAGCTTGAAACCATTGATGGCCTCATAGTTCAAGGCCCGCCCTATAATTATTAAGTCATTAAAAATGTACTATCTGCTTTAATGAAACAAGAGTAAGTTCAGTTCCTACATTAAATGTTTCTTTGATTGCTCTTTCTTCTCCATGTAGTCATGACATAATATGGCCGTGCTTTCCACAGTCACATATGTGCTAAGCTTAACATGAATGTGAATAAAAAGTAGATTTGCTGAGTGCTGCTTCCTGTGCTGGAGAGAGAGATGAtaatacaaaatacaaataagGTGGTGCATGTCACCAGGCTCCGCTGTAGAGATCTTTGGGAGAAGGCCACTGGTGGCCTGCTGTTCTTCCTCCTCTCGTACCTCTCTAAGCCAGAGCAATACTATCTGGCTGCCttattttcttcctctcttcacAAAATTATGTTGTCTGTGGTTCAGCGGCAAGGTTAGATCCATAGTATTAGCTCAGTGTGCGTCATGTCTTTCCTGGCATGAATTGAAGCTGGCACTGTAATGCTCTGCTCCACTCCTCATCACATCAGCAAAATGAATCCAGCCCCTACCTCCAATGAAGAAGTAATGGCAGGGTCTGCAGAATATTTTTAGTGTTCAGTccgtagctttttttttttttttactcttaacAATTTCAGACAGGTTTTACATTcaaaactttaaaagaaaatttagttATGAGAACTACGGCTGTGTTTCAACCCAGAAGTAGCTGTATTTCAGTGGTAGACCAGGTTATTTGTATTTATGATGTTTGCAAAGTACTTCAGGATAAAAGGAGCTATGTAAatgaaagttttttttgtttttttttttttttgaagagcaTCTATAATACATGCACCTAAACATCTTGATACCGTAGGTTGGAAGAATTGGCCATATATGTCATTGAATGTTCGTTTTTGTCAACTATGTATTAAATGTGCTTGTGTGTGAGAATAACTCAAGACAAGCTGTAAAGAACAGAGCTAAAAGTAGAAAATGTTTCTTATGAAACATCCAGTATTGTCTCTGACATCAGGTACTTAGGCTTGCTCATTGAGAGCTTGATTGACAAAGGGAGCACGATCATCTGAGGATTGCATCCAACTGCTTtctattggttagtctctaaggtgccacaagtactccttttctttttgcaaatacagactaacacggctgttactctgaaactctgaaTATTCTCTCCCATGTGTTGATTGGCTGTTTGTTCCTGCTCCCTTTTCCTCCTACTCTTTGTTTTGCCTGCCCTGCATGCtccctttcttccttccctcttCACCACTGTCCTGTTCTCCTTCCTTTGTGTCCCCTCCTAACAAAATCCCACccaaagattaaaaagaaattgtACAACAAACATGACCTTTGCAGACCGTCACTCTCTGCTTGAATGTAATATTTCTCTTCCTATCCTTGGTCTGTCTTGTCTTATTTAAATCGttagatctttggggcaggaactatctccttctgtttgtacaatgcctagcatgaTTGGCCCCTAGTCACTACCATAATAAATCTTTCCTACTATCACTTTGGTCCATTCCAAGAGTGAGGATGTTATCAGCCAGTCCTAGTGTGTGTGATTCCAACAGATCTTCAGAAGTGGGACAAAATAAGTTGGTTTGGTGAGAGGCTAGGGTATGTGACAACACATCTAACTTTCCAGCTTGAGTTCACATATTGTACTTGCGTTAATTCTTttatttacagatgaagaaaaagATGAACCAGCTTCTGCTAAGAAACGCAAACTAGACACTGGAGAAGAGACTAAGAGGAAGAAGTAATAAGCAGGATGAACTGCATTTGGCCCCCTATGGACACGTCGTGAACTTTGATTCCTCTGCTGAAATGGGAAACAAATATACTTTCACCAAACTTATATCATATGTTGTTTAgagatttttttatttccatAGAATATTTGCCACTTGGAAAGCACAAGAGTTCGTGGATCAGTATTGTGATAAAACTTGTATCCACTGAACAAAAATTAAGTCCATGTAAtcaatttatttaaaacacaatCTATTAAAGTATTGTGATGAATATTTGTGCTCGTACAGGTTATAGGGTTTTGTGGTATTCTCTTTATCCACAAACTTGTGATGTGAGCTTTTCTCAGCTGACCTGCCATTGTGCTAAAAACCTTTTATAAAGGAACATATTTTTTAAGATGTTGTTTTAAGTAACATACTGTGGTACATGTTTAATCAATGCTGTTTTGAAATATATGTAAAGAGTGTAAATATGTAGGTCACCTGAAATTAAAACTACCTGTGAAAATGTATATAGCTTAGCTGTTTAATATGCAATGTAATGGACAAATTCTATACTGTGTGTGTTTTAGCAGTATGTTAGAGATGCTTGACAGATTCTTCACCGTTTGATGTGTAATAAATTGAGAGTTACCGCTTCATTTAGGACACTGATCTTCAAAAATGTACTTGAAAAGTGAGTTTGCTTTGAAATCTATGCTGGATACCACTACGTTGTTGCCTGCAGCAATGGCTCATGAGGTTAAATGATGTGAGGAAAATTGTCAATATTGCAGAATGGGATCAGTTTATGTATTCTCAAAGTGGAGAACAAAACTGACATGCATGCTAAAAACAAAAGTTGTCATGGCTCAACTTCAGCACACAATGGTTATTGTCAAATACATCCCCTTCAGTACAAAATAACAATATGAAGTTCAGGTGAATTTTATACACAACCAGAAATGGAGGAGGTCTGCAGCAAGCAAGCAATTTGGGTCTTTTTATTGCTCCCATTGCAGAATCTAGTCAAGCAATATGCCCTCCT
Above is a genomic segment from Natator depressus isolate rNatDep1 chromosome 8, rNatDep2.hap1, whole genome shotgun sequence containing:
- the C8H1orf52 gene encoding UPF0690 protein C1orf52 homolog yields the protein MAAEGKDPLGYFAAYGSDSSSSSSDAESEEPLAAGGEAAGEAAGVSPGRKPRLPGPDELFRNVSRPPSFLYNPLNKQIDWERRVVRAPEEPPKEFKVWKTNAVPPPEIYSIKEKKPPPPPELDMAIKWSNIYEDNGDDAPQQTNKVNFLPEEEHEPSESDEEKDEPASAKKRKLDTGEETKRKK